TGGTTAATTAGAAATGGAGACATATATGCTGGTGAATACTTTGCGGACAAGATGCATGGATTTGGGGTATATCGTTTTGCAAATAACCATAGATATGAAGGAGCCTGGCATGAGGGAAGAAGGCAAGGACTTGGAATGTATACATTTAGAAATAGTGAAACCCAATCCGGTCACTGGCAAAATGGAGTCCTTGACATTCCAAGCACACAGAACACTACTTATCCCGTTTCTCCTGTTGGTGTTAATCATTCCAAAGTACTTAATGCCGTGCAGGTACATTTTATTCTTGTTAAAACTCTTTTCCCAGATAGAACTTATTAAGTAATGAATATTGAATAATGTAGAATATTTTCTCCTCTTAGCCTACAATGTCCTTGATGTATGAGTATGAATTCTGGATGAATCTGTTATTGCCAGTTATTGTGAATGTTATACCAGTTATTTTCTCCATCTTTCTTTAGGTGGtattattaattgtgtttataTGTCTCATTCCATTTGTTTGCTTTGACCGTTAATTTGAGTTACTGGAAATTCTGATTTTGGCTATCTCTTTTTTTCATTAGTGAAACTGTTTCATGTTTATAGTTTagcatttttttaatgtttgagGAGGGAGGAGGTTATGATGGTTGAGGTTAGTTCAGTATTTGTTGCCATTAGCATATGTTTTTCTCGAAGTATGTCTTAGCTAAATATTTGTTGTGATGGAGTCTTGAGCTTACAAGTTACTGGAAGAAAACAGGATTATCGTACATGCAGAATTTTGGACATCTTGTCTTgtatgcataaaataaaaattgaaagaaaccAAACAAATTGCAGACAGTTAGATAATTTACTGCAATATGATCTTTCATTTTTCATCATTGTTGtttaatgacaaatattagTATAGTTAGTATTTTGTTGGGGATGAGAAGTAAACCCTCTCATTCCTTATCACTCCGCTTTTTAACTGTGTTCACCTTATCTTAACGACCTTCCAGTTTTCATTGTTAATGTGGAAAGTATTTCTGATATGTTTCCAATAAGTAATAGGTTACAAACACTAATTTGTTTCAACAGACTATTCTAAACCTAATGGGCCTGATTAATGGACTAAATACAATTATTACAAATATACATTATTTACAAGAGTTAATCATGTTTATTTATTTCACAAACAGGAAGCAAGACGAGCCGCAGAGAAAGCCTATGATGTGAGCAAGGTAGATGAAAGGGTAAATAGAGCAGTATCAGCAGCTAATAGAGCAGCAAATGCAGCTAGAGTAGCCGCTGTCAAAGCTGTGCAAAAGCAAATGCATCATCATGTCAACAACGAAGGTTTCCCGATTCCTATTATGTAAGATTATCAACTTCTGTTTTTTATATTAGTGGACAAGCTTGAGATTGTTGAAGAGGATGGTGGCAAAACTAGTTCATACATCTTCATGACCATTGCGATCTTCTCTTTAGCATTATGCTTTCTTCGAAAGAAATTAGATCTGTTATTATCTATCTGCCACGGTCCTTGTATAGAGGGAGGATGAGTGAGTGATAGGATATATATAGAtaagtttttcaattttgtccCATGTTACtacatttttgtaaaattatataGGTGTAAATGCTGGTGTATAGGTAAAACCTACCAGCTACTGTTGTAATATTATGGTTTGGTAAGAAATAAGAACAGGAGAAACATATCttatatagtatataataaaatgttaattattttcaaCTTCAAGTTATGTTTGCTGCAATATATTGCAGCAAACCACCATCAAAGACAACTCTGTTATCTATCAAGTTCTTGACTACCACAATCTGAGTTCATGTGAAGCTCAATCTTAAAGAAACCACGATCTTTAATTCGCGTGGTAACTTTATATGTTGTCTTTGTAAAGAAACACTTTAACTACTgtgtttttaatttgagtaGTGTTATCAACTTTCACTCTAATACTCTATTTCCAATATTGTCTGTTTTATCGAATGAAATAACCATGTGGAGTTCATTTTAAAATGATTCATTGGTCTCACAAATATTTCACGTAGTATAAGAGTTAGTATTTTCCTCTCATGCATTTTGTGTTTAGTCTTCTCTTATTTATCTAATCTAATGGTTGTTGACCCACAAAGGAAAAAGAGGggaaaaaaaagattgaatgaCTGAGAATGATGAATGGAGAATGAACATGATAGATAGGGTTGGAGAGAATTCAAATTCATATGAAATACCCTAGAATGCTCTACTAGGGTTTGCATGCATGGCATCGATGTATCTCAAACTTAAAAGCAACACATGTATGAGTGACATGTCCAAGGGCAAAGTGGCAATTAGACAACAATTTTtccttaattttatcatttccGACCTAATTTCTTCTCACTTAACCTAGATGTCAATTAATGTAAATTGAATGCTCTTGATCAATATGTCTGAATTGATATTACGATTTTACAAGTTTAAGTGCTTAACTGTTTTTCTAATCTaagattttcatttttcaagtttgTTCCATCCAAAATTAGTGATTGTTTCCGTTTGTTGAATTTTAAATAGATCAAAATTGATATGCCAATTTGAACCAAATGAATATCGTGATACGACTAAAAATCAATCGGAGCAACAAGACTACCAAGAGCAAAAATGATGGAGATGAGTGACTCTGAGTCAAAACAAATATTTGAATattgacaaaagaaaaaaagatggTTGTTAGTATTTTGAATattgacaaaagaaaaaaagaatttcaaaaaatataacataataaaatatcatatttgtttTCCAGTTTCTAATCTGGTTTTTTTGCAAGGTGGTTTTCGGTGCCAAACAGACCGGATACTGGTCTGGTTCAAGATTGAATCGGTTGAACCGGCCGGTCtgtttttattgaaattttctcatcccacccaccCATTTTCTCACACACCCCCAAacttcctaatttgcccctgcTATGTTGACTTCGGAaactacgaaccgaatttttacgAGTTTGGAAACGTTTTCCGCTCGCTACtttttcggaaaacgttttccgaattacTGTGACTTATACCAGAACGCTACACCTTTTTCTCATTCACCTATATACTCAATCTAAAACTCTCCTCCAACAAATATTGTGTTTGCTTCGATTTGTGGCACAAAATCAAGATTGTAACCTTGCCTAGACGTTTCATTACTCGTGGAGGCTCGAAATCCAGGTAATTTTTAGTTTGAACCGTTTTGTTGTTGTGATATATAGGTCATAAATAGACTGTCATGTCGTAGCCCTTTCTGACACGATCGCTCGGAAAACGTTTTTCGAACTAAGCTCAGAAACGTTCGGAAAACGCTTTTCAAATTATTGGGCGCTTGAATTTTCGAATTTAAAGCTAAGGTACTCTTATTTTAtgatcataatttttttgggtaaCATTAATGTAACAATTCATAGTGGAATGCCTATTTGTGTTATGCATAATAATAAGATATAAATGTGTTATGTGTAGATATGGATGATGATTACGAGCTTCTGAAGTCAACATAGCAGGGGCAAATTATGAAGTTTGGGGGTGCGTGAGAAAATGggtgggtgggatgagaaattttcgttTTTATTACCTTGATCATatctcataattatttttttggaaatatCATTTCATTGCAAAAATAAACATAGATGATATGAGTGATGTGGGCCTCCGTTTTGAAGTTTAAGATCCAGCCCACCCTAAAAAGCCCAGTCAACatcataaaccctaatttcGGAATCCCCCTTCACTTCACTGCCTATATAATAGATTTCAACTTACTACTGCAATGCAATTATCCCTGTctcaaaataatataagaaacaaTTGGCCAAAAAAATTCATAAGTTTACCTAAATTTTTAAGtagtatattaatttttgttggcTGCTGTTCTTAATTTTTTAGGTGGAGTAGTAGTACTAAGAGTTCGTTAAGGATTTTCAATTTTGTGATTTCTTTCAATCgattattttcttcatttttttctctatgtttttttttctttctttttttctgtTGAATATTGTGCAGTGACGATACAATTTGTGGACTAGAGTTTCTGATCTGGGAATCTTCACCCAGAATTTGATTATTAAACCCTTGGCTGTCCGAgcacaaataatattttcaatttcttttaaaatttggtttcaatttctatattttttttttgaaaattttacttTGGCTTATGATGATAATTTAATTATCTTAGCGGATTTCAGTGAGATTTTAATCAAGGATCTGATTGTTACACACACTGATGGCCTCATTgctttattattacttttcagatttttttttttgttctttgtgattgtgttttattatttattgttgatttaattattgttttgcGTCCATTACCAATTCTGAAGGATAAATTGTTCCTTTTGATGTAATGGCTCGGACGCCAGATTGACTGTGGTGATCCTGATTGATGGTTTTTATTCAATGCCATTTGGTCTTGGAAACGCCTCATACATTCAGTGTTTtctattgttttcaattttagtttagTTAGAATTGATAAATTGCTTagatttgtaatattttttagcttacattttttttttaatttgtaatttattttgatccAAGTTTAATCAGTACTCTTGAAATTAACATACAACCAATTATTACAAATGCAAACAAACTGTTTTTTAACTTTTATGGATCATCATTCGAAGTTGAAAATGAGTGTGAATGTGAGCGACCTTGAAGATGAGAAAGGTAGCGTGGTCAATTGCTGCCCAATTGCTCATCAATGTGTTTTGAGTATTGTATTGTATTCCGGGTTTGTTTTAGCTCCTTGGAGCCTGGTATCTCTTCTATGCTATTGCTTCAACAAACTCTTTGGCTTCAATATCATTTTTGGAAGCAATGTCACAAAATGAATATCGGGTTCTAAATGATAGGGGCCAAAAGAATCCTAGAATAAGCTTGAACCttttatcatatataattttatattttagcaTTGCTACCATGTAACCTGTTACATtgtaaaaagttatattatCATAGACTTTATATTAGTAATTCATAATGATGTTGTTTAGATAATGTAATCAACTTTTTCATTTGAATATCTCTTGATTGTTATTGTTGCCATACATTATTGGTAAAAGAAATTGAAACTCACTTAACACTATAATCTCAAGTACGATGAAGTTAAAATGGATTAGTGAATTCAATGGTAATGCTAGGTACTGTAATTAATACTCTTTAAAACTAAACAGATAATAACTTACTACACCAAAATTCtttacaccaaaaaaataaaattattgaactCAATCCATGGACTTAGACACTGATTACTTTCCCTAAGGCATGTTTCGCAACCGTTTTAAAAGAACACCCCAACACCCTACCACCATGAATACCCTCTTACACCTCCACTACAGAAAATGAATCAACATTGATCTCCATTGCTTCTAATCTCAATCTTCCCACAAGCTTTTAGCCTTCATACACACCTCAAAGCTCCACCACGAATGCAATGTTCTGCCCAACAAATTTTGTGAAACCTCTTTCAATTGATTTTGATGTGCTTCCTTGTTATCCCGAACCTTTTCATCACAATAACCTGATTGTTAGGACGAGTATAAGATGCATCATGtctttgggacggagggagtagtaagtTAATCAAACAAAGTGTATCTAATTGGAATCAAGCAATTACAATTACAACCAAAGAGTGAAAACAAGTCAAAACAACCGAATCAAGCGATTCCAACCCCTAAGCAAGATACTAGGTAAAGCACCAATAACTCAAATTATAGTTAAATCTTTTTTTCTTGGTctttgtaacgacccgattttttttataactgaaataattataaagatatttgaaataaaatttatagaTATATAAACTTAGTTAAAAATGATTAATAGTTTGAAAATTTCCGGCGGAAGAAAAATACCACAACAAtctaattattatataaaatatttaggctttaatgcagttttgatctcctattttgaaaaatctgaacttttgatccctctattttaaaactcagcacttttgatccccctattttagttttttgttagttttagtcccccacatcaatttggtcaaacttttgtttatgtgtcatgctcactgatgacgtggcattgtacatgtggacaaaCAATTTTCTTACATAGTGTCCCGAGCCCCAatcttttgtttctttgattGCAGTGATGCAAACACGATCATCTTTAAGGAATCCCATTGCAAAACATGCATCTCTATAGGTCAAATATTGTGTGTCACCAATTTTTCTGACATCATCATAGCAAgttgtccacatgtacaatgccatgtcatcagtgagcatgacacattagcaaaagtttgaccaaattgaggtgggggactaaaactaacaaaaaactaaaatagggggatcaaaagtgctgagttttaaaataggggatcaaaagttcaggtttttcaaaatagggggatcaaaactccaTTAAAGCCAAATACTTAATTTgcaaaaaatccaaatttgttTATTCCCACGCACATACGAGCAACAAATTAACTTCATATCCTTTGATACCTACAACCATGTATAATACAAGGgtcaatttttttatccatATTGACTCATACTCACCATAAGAAAAATGCcataaaacaataataaaacacTTCACCGATCAAAagattttcaaaacaaatataattaattaattttccaaaaactttttgtttgtACAATATGATATGCAATGCTATCCGGATAAGAGAACCCATTCCAATGGGATAAACTACCACAAAGGTCTGAAAAAACGTCAAACTAGCCACAAAGGCTCTTGCCACTAAGGCCCGAAAAACGCCCATCTAACCACAAAGCGTCCAACTAACCACAAAGGCTCTTGTCACTAAGGCCCGAATAGCGTCTAACTAGCCACAAAGGCATACCACACAGACTTCACTATACACATTCTATATGATGCATGTCTCTGTACTGtgagaaaattattttctttcaacACTAAATACACCACCAACAAACCGACACAAAGAAACTTACTCACAAAACttctatttatttgtttgtatttCACTTCTTATTTTCAACGAGTTGTGTAAGAAAGTAGCAACCACAAAACATATAATACACATACCGAACTAACATATCGACATATATATAGCCATCCAAATATCACTAGCATATATAATTATTCCAATTACAAGAAGCATATACACCATTTCAAAGAgcatgaatttatttatttagttttatatGGAACAAATGATTGACATTATACAAACCAAACCTTAAGCATATAATAAACACAATATCTATATGTATACGAATATAGTATTTTCATAAGAAATTATTTTCCCtttataaatttcattttagTAATTTCTTTTAAGAGATAAAGGCCCTATTAATATCTCACAACACAATCCCTAACTGTTCGTTCCAAATTTTCAAACGATAGTCATGACTTATACCTTAATAGTTATAGTGCCCCTTAATTAAGCTTATCTAtacattatttgttttaacttcCATATCATCTATCCTATATATATACTTTCGTACATATATATTAATCATTTTTAAAGAAGGTACCACAATTAAATTAATATCGTATGATTTCTCGTAagctatttatttttttctttctattattgtaaataaactaaaataatcaaattaaataagtaattaaaataaatagcaTTATAGGTTTAGTTTAAAAATTGAGGGTCTTACAGTCTTCAACCACCACCAGACTAAAGTCTTCACTTTATGAATAACTAGCGGCCTTACAGAAAAGAAAACATGATTTacgttatggtgagtttgttaataaaatatttttttattgttaataaaagatttttgctactaaaaaaagctaagagtattgttgttattatgaaaaattcacaccaaattttttttatcctctttATACATAGGTATAGATTAAATCTATCGACAATTCCTTTTGAGCAAAAAACATGTTATTATGTTCTTTCTAAATAAGCCAACAACAAGCCATCCAAATTGCCAAAAAGTACTTTTACGTGTCTTAATTaaacaaatactccctccggtccttattataaggaacaatttggaaaaaacacacataccaagaaaccttatctttcttaataaaaattctaaaattttacaatctattccaaaattaaccttggtgtattaatttatccttagggaatactccctccggtccttattataagaaacactttgacaaaatcacacagaccaagaaaggtaaattttctcattaatgattctatcattttatgttatattccaaaactaacctttgactagtatgggaaatagacttctctaattaatgcactaacattataatgaattatttgattgtatttaataagggtacaaatggaattgtgtcaaagtgtttcttataaaaaagaccaaataaaaattccaaagtgtttcttataaaaaggaccggagggagtatatcactctaattaatgcataactttggaatggttaccatttaataagggtaaaaatggaattgtaagaataaatttaatgattgtttcttataaaaaggaccaaatttttttcccaaattgttccttataaaaaggaccggagggagtagttgcTAACAAACCGTAAGGCATGATAACACACATCAATTGAGAAAAAAGACACTTATTCCCAACCAATTTGCAACCGGCTGCACAAAAAACATCAcacttataaaataaatgactagttgtttaattaaaaacacaattgCCACGACAAAGTAAAAATCCAAATAAGACACTACAGTTCTCATCAAATTGTCATTTGttggtaatttatttttaacaagcCTCTACGCAAATATTGACACTTTCAAAGGGATAAAGTGTGAGTGTGGTACACTTGTGGACTTAGTtataatttcaatatatttaaagATGAATGTGACAATGAGACATTTTTTTAGGACCATAAACGGTGGTTCGGCCAAAATATTTTGTACAGTTAGGGTGTAtagaaattgatttttttttttttgacttagtattttttccttaaaaaccATATAGTATGTTGAAAAATTCTCTTCTCCTATGACTTTCTTTTCcccaaaatttctatttttacatTATAATAACCTAAATTCGAAAAAcatattttgaagttttttcaagacaaaaataattcaaaaaacacattccaaattttttattaaaaaataaaacaagtagaaattcaaagaaaaaaaaaagtcaaggaTCCAAAAATTGTCCAAGATAAAAAACGCGTATATCAATATTCCGCGTCCTCTTTCCTTAATAACTTCACCACCAACTCCATCgtttctcttcttctcttctcttctcttcattCACCCCATCAATAAAATCCCAATTCTACCCTTACCCTCTTCCCCAATTTCCCATCTCAACCATGTACAGCAACGTACTTGTCAACTGCTCCAACTGCCACACCCCTCTCCAAGTCCCTCCCGGCGCCGGATCAATCCGTTGCGCACTCTGCCAAGCTATCACTCTCATTGCCGACCCACGCGCTCTCCCTCATCAACCTTCACCATCTCCTCACGCACCACCACCTCCTTCCCCTTACAATCAAGCTCCCCCCGGTCCCCTTCCTAACCCTCACGGCCGTAAAAAGGCCGTCATCGTCGGAATCTCGTATAAATTCTCCCGTCATGAACTTAAGGGCTGCATTAACGATGCTAAATGCATGCGTTATCTTCTCATCAATAAATATAGTTTTCCTGATTCTTCTATTATTATGCTTACTGGTATGTTCTTGATCCTTCTTTGATCGATGACTTCTTCAGAAAGTTATTGGTTTAATGTTCTTGAtccttgttttttgtttgttaattgttcagttttttatgattttttaggTTAGTTTCGTCtaaattaattgtgtttttGGGATATAAAGTGCTTGGATTCTAGATAATTGATTAATTTCGCTATAAttgacttgggacctgggagtgtgctcctccttaagatCTCAGATTCGATTACCTCTGGTGttaatttgggtgggctaatttagtttcttaaaaaaaaaaaaaactgagttTGAAAATAATTCCTTTATAATTGAGCTTGAAATCTAGAAAATTGATTAATTTCGTTTAAAGGTGATTGTGGATAGTTTATACTTTTTAGACGAAGTTACTAGCATCACTGAAACTCAGACACAACTGCGAGATACTGGCTTCGAACCATGGGTGAAGGTGTTTGACCTAACAATATCGGCATTTGTTAGTTGACATAGGACTTGTGGACAATTGTGGATACTATTTACTTGAGTGAATACTCAGTTTGGTCATTGAAATTATAAGATTGTATCAATATCCTCCACATTATAATTATTCGAAATTGAGACTTAGAATTGCAAACTATTAATCAGGTTCGTCACTCGGTCTGGATTTGTTATCAATTGCATCCCCCAATATTAATACGTTATTTGCAAATGTATTATCGACATTACTAGTGTAATGCATTATTGTCCTTGTAAATATCAACAGAGATGAAcatgattaaattttttacaatttcgaagataattttgaaatattaataatGTGGAAGACAAGGTTGATACAATCATGCAATGTCAGTGATCAAATCGAGTATTTACTCCTATTTATTTGTTCTATAACAAAAGTGAAGTAATTTTGTTTGAGTAAACATCACTTTATTCcttcatataattaaaaatgaaaccCAATATAGTCCTTCGAAAAAGTTCACAACTAAACACATCATAATTATGAAGACACGTTAATtcctaacaaaaatttaaacacACAAAACAGTCTAGGACAGAAAGGCTAACCATCATGATTTTGTAATTCTACTCTTTACAAACTAGATTCCACTTTTTCCAAGTGACTAAAATGAATACTTACTCAGTTTTGCAACATGAGGGTTAAATGGCAATTTGTTTATCCtcttttgaatttaaaaatgcAGAAGAAGAAGACCCTCATGGCCCGAAATTTCCGAACAAGCACAACATAAGGATGGCAATGTTTTGGCTTACACAAGGAACTCTACCTGGCGACTCCCTGGTTTTCCATTATTCTGGTCATGGATCGCAGCAAAGGAACTATAGTGGGGATGAAGCTGATGGTTTTGATGAAACTATATGTCCTTTGGATTTTGAAACACAGGGTATGATAGTAGATGACGAGATCAATGCAACGCTTGTAAGACCTCTTCCTCATGGGGCTAGGCTGCATGCACTAATTGATGCCTGTCATAGTGGTACTGTTATGGATTTGCCATTTCTTTGCAGAATGAACAGGTTAC
This genomic interval from Trifolium pratense cultivar HEN17-A07 linkage group LG6, ARS_RC_1.1, whole genome shotgun sequence contains the following:
- the LOC123890231 gene encoding metacaspase-1 — translated: MYSNVLVNCSNCHTPLQVPPGAGSIRCALCQAITLIADPRALPHQPSPSPHAPPPPSPYNQAPPGPLPNPHGRKKAVIVGISYKFSRHELKGCINDAKCMRYLLINKYSFPDSSIIMLTEEEDPHGPKFPNKHNIRMAMFWLTQGTLPGDSLVFHYSGHGSQQRNYSGDEADGFDETICPLDFETQGMIVDDEINATLVRPLPHGARLHALIDACHSGTVMDLPFLCRMNSRGQYVWEDHRPRSGIWKGSSGGEVICFSGCDDHQTSADTSALSKITSTGAMTFCFIQAIERCAPGAAYGTILTSMRSAIKNAGSGGSGGGDVVTSLISMLLTGGSLSAGGLRQEPQLTAGEAFDVYRKPFSL